The Streptomyces sp. SS1-1 genome has a segment encoding these proteins:
- a CDS encoding APC family permease, whose amino-acid sequence MTRSTSVSPGLRRSLGVGDAVVIGLGSMIGAGIFAALAPAARAAGSGLLAGLAVAAVVAYCNAMSSARLAARYPASGGTYVYGRERLGEFWGYLAGWAFVVGKTASCAAMALTVGAYVWPAQAHAVAVAAVVALTAVNYGGVQKSAWLTRAIVAVVLTVLACVVVVCLGSGRSDAGLLGAGATGGMSGVLQAAGLLFFAFAGYARIATLGEEVRDPARTIPRAIPLALGVTLVVYALVSVAVLSVLGAEGLGAAGAPLTDAVRAAGAPALAPVVRVGASVAALGSLLALILGVSRTTLAMARDRHLPGVLAAVHPRFQVPHRAELAVGAVVAVLAATVDVRGAIGFSSFGVLAYYAVANASAWTLDTARRSRVVSAVGLVGCAVLTFSLPVVSVVVGAGVLAVGVAVFAVRWWMGRRRAPGA is encoded by the coding sequence ATGACTCGGTCCACCTCCGTCTCCCCCGGGCTGCGGCGTTCGCTCGGGGTCGGGGACGCCGTCGTCATCGGGCTCGGCTCGATGATCGGCGCCGGGATCTTCGCGGCGCTCGCCCCGGCCGCCCGCGCGGCCGGCTCCGGCCTCCTCGCCGGGCTCGCGGTCGCCGCCGTCGTCGCTTACTGCAACGCCATGTCGTCGGCACGGCTGGCCGCCCGCTACCCGGCTTCGGGCGGGACGTACGTGTACGGCCGGGAGCGGCTCGGGGAGTTCTGGGGGTACCTCGCGGGCTGGGCGTTCGTGGTCGGCAAGACGGCCTCCTGTGCGGCGATGGCGTTGACGGTCGGGGCGTACGTCTGGCCCGCTCAGGCGCACGCGGTGGCGGTCGCGGCCGTGGTGGCGCTGACCGCGGTGAACTACGGCGGCGTGCAGAAGTCCGCCTGGCTGACGCGGGCGATCGTGGCGGTGGTCCTGACTGTCCTGGCATGTGTGGTGGTCGTGTGCCTGGGGTCCGGCCGGTCGGACGCCGGGCTCCTCGGGGCCGGGGCGACCGGCGGCATGAGCGGTGTCCTCCAGGCGGCCGGCCTGCTGTTCTTCGCGTTCGCCGGGTACGCGCGGATCGCGACCCTGGGCGAGGAGGTGCGGGATCCCGCCCGCACGATTCCCCGGGCGATCCCACTCGCCCTGGGCGTGACGCTGGTGGTCTACGCGCTCGTCTCGGTGGCCGTCCTGTCCGTGCTCGGGGCTGAAGGGCTGGGGGCCGCGGGTGCGCCGCTGACCGACGCGGTGCGCGCGGCCGGGGCACCGGCGCTGGCTCCCGTCGTGCGGGTCGGCGCGTCCGTGGCGGCGCTGGGGTCGCTGCTCGCGCTGATCCTGGGTGTCTCCCGTACGACGCTGGCCATGGCCCGCGACCGGCATCTGCCCGGCGTCCTGGCCGCCGTGCATCCGCGTTTCCAGGTGCCGCACCGGGCGGAGCTGGCCGTCGGCGCGGTGGTCGCGGTCCTCGCCGCGACGGTGGACGTGAGGGGTGCGATCGGCTTCTCCTCCTTCGGTGTGCTCGCGTACTACGCGGTGGCCAACGCCTCGGCCTGGACGCTCGACACGGCCCGGCGTTCCCGTGTCGTGTCGGCCGTGGGGCTGGTCGGGTGTGCGGTCCTCACCTTCTCCCTTCCGGTGGTCTCGGTCGTCGTGGGCGCGGGTGTGCTGGCGGTGGGGGTGGCCGTGTTCGCGGTGCGGTGGTGGATGGGGCGGCGGCGGGCACCCGGGGCGTAG
- a CDS encoding GlsB/YeaQ/YmgE family stress response membrane protein yields MTIISWIFLGLLAGAIAKFLLPGRDPGGFIGTTLIGVAGAFIGGWISARWLDHPISKDFYDGATWVSAIGGSLVLLIAYRIFFGHSRD; encoded by the coding sequence ATGACGATCATCAGCTGGATCTTCCTGGGGCTGTTGGCCGGAGCCATCGCCAAGTTCCTGCTGCCGGGACGCGACCCCGGCGGCTTCATCGGCACGACGCTCATCGGCGTCGCGGGCGCGTTCATCGGCGGCTGGATCTCGGCCCGCTGGCTGGACCACCCGATCAGCAAGGACTTCTACGACGGCGCCACATGGGTGTCGGCGATCGGCGGTTCCCTGGTGCTGCTGATCGCCTACCGGATCTTCTTCGGCCACTCACGCGACTGA
- a CDS encoding YajQ family cyclic di-GMP-binding protein has protein sequence MADSSFDIVSKVERQEVDNALNQTAKEISQRYDFKGVGASISWSGEKILLEANSEDRVKAVLDVFQSKLIKRGISLKALDAGEPQLSGKEYKIFASIEEGISQENAKKVAKIIRDEGPKGVKAQVQGDELRVSSKSRDDLQAVIALLKGKDFDFALQFVNYR, from the coding sequence ATGGCCGACTCCAGTTTCGACATCGTCTCGAAGGTCGAGCGGCAGGAGGTCGACAACGCCCTCAACCAGACCGCCAAGGAGATCTCGCAGCGCTACGACTTCAAGGGCGTGGGTGCCTCGATCTCGTGGTCCGGGGAGAAGATCCTCCTGGAGGCGAACTCCGAGGACCGGGTGAAGGCCGTCCTCGACGTCTTCCAGTCCAAGCTGATCAAGCGCGGCATCTCGCTGAAGGCTCTGGACGCGGGTGAGCCGCAGCTCTCCGGCAAGGAGTACAAGATCTTCGCGTCGATCGAGGAGGGCATCTCCCAGGAGAACGCGAAGAAGGTGGCGAAGATCATCCGTGACGAGGGCCCCAAGGGCGTGAAGGCGCAGGTCCAGGGTGACGAGCTGCGCGTCAGCTCCAAGAGCCGGGACGACCTTCAGGCCGTGATCGCCCTGCTGAAGGGCAAGGACTTCGACTTCGCGCTGCAGTTCGTGAACTACCGGTGA
- a CDS encoding GNAT family N-acetyltransferase, which translates to MILAPATPDDLPLLLAFREQAASWLSKLGTDQWSRPYPADRLLATIEAGTVFMVRDGKATAATITLTSDAEEGLWSEEELREPSMFVNKLTVFREYAGQNLGGRLLDWAGDRAFRSSAKWLRLDAWTTNDALQRYYLRQGFEHVRTVREGSAINGGPRVSGWLAQREALPAQHGFVDRAPTPAPIIG; encoded by the coding sequence GTGATACTCGCACCCGCCACGCCTGACGATCTCCCCCTTCTCTTGGCGTTCCGTGAACAGGCAGCGTCCTGGCTGAGCAAGCTCGGCACTGACCAGTGGAGCCGTCCCTACCCAGCAGATCGCCTTTTGGCCACGATCGAGGCCGGGACGGTCTTCATGGTGCGGGATGGGAAGGCCACGGCGGCGACCATCACCCTCACCTCGGACGCGGAGGAGGGGTTGTGGTCGGAGGAGGAGTTGAGGGAACCGTCCATGTTCGTCAACAAGCTCACGGTGTTCCGCGAGTACGCCGGGCAGAACCTGGGCGGGCGACTTCTCGATTGGGCGGGTGACCGAGCCTTCCGCTCATCTGCCAAATGGCTTCGCCTTGACGCCTGGACGACCAACGATGCCCTACAGCGCTACTACCTACGTCAGGGCTTCGAGCATGTTCGGACCGTCCGCGAAGGCAGCGCCATCAATGGTGGTCCACGTGTCTCCGGATGGCTTGCCCAGAGGGAGGCTCTGCCCGCTCAGCATGGCTTCGTAGACCGTGCCCCGACCCCAGCGCCGATCATCGGGTAG
- a CDS encoding GntR family transcriptional regulator: protein MSKQPKYQQVADALRREIDSGTYGPGSRLPSESELMVRFNASRNTVRSGLNLLVSQGLISSSQGLGYEVRKHEVFVLNASRFENLTFPQNGDAYSTDVTNAGRRPHQTFRVELTNAPEYIAERLKVDVGSRAVLRFCHRFVDDVPWSTQATHYPEWLIEQAPRLTEPGDIAEGTTRYLASLGIEQIGYADEISTRMPTPDEARLLEIGAGVPVLLWTRTGYSNEKPIRCTITTLRGDLNRMNYEIGDLSARDENEPQ, encoded by the coding sequence ATGAGCAAGCAGCCGAAGTACCAACAGGTGGCGGACGCCCTGCGCAGGGAGATCGACAGCGGGACGTACGGCCCCGGCTCGCGGCTCCCCTCTGAAAGCGAGCTGATGGTTCGCTTCAACGCCTCACGGAACACGGTCCGATCAGGACTCAACTTGTTGGTCAGTCAAGGGCTGATCTCCTCCAGCCAGGGGCTGGGTTACGAGGTCCGGAAGCACGAGGTGTTCGTACTCAATGCCTCGCGGTTCGAGAACCTGACCTTTCCGCAGAACGGTGACGCATACTCCACCGACGTGACGAACGCGGGGCGCCGGCCGCACCAGACGTTCCGCGTCGAACTGACCAACGCGCCCGAGTACATCGCAGAGCGACTCAAGGTCGATGTCGGGTCCAGGGCCGTCTTGCGGTTCTGCCATCGCTTCGTTGATGACGTGCCCTGGTCCACCCAGGCGACTCACTATCCGGAGTGGCTCATCGAGCAGGCCCCGCGGTTGACCGAGCCAGGCGACATAGCCGAAGGCACCACGCGTTACCTCGCAAGCTTGGGCATCGAGCAGATCGGATACGCAGACGAGATCTCCACTCGCATGCCGACGCCCGATGAAGCCCGCCTGTTGGAGATCGGAGCTGGGGTGCCAGTCCTGCTCTGGACCCGCACTGGCTACTCGAATGAGAAGCCCATCCGGTGCACGATCACCACGCTTCGAGGCGACTTGAACCGCATGAACTACGAGATCGGCGATCTCTCGGCCCGAGACGAGAACGAACCCCAGTGA
- the repSA gene encoding replication initiator protein RepSA, which yields MGTDPLTLADLLRVANSPGFDRWQEQVRRTGGCANPIRLAGQTVTRDAKTGDVLYSYSTEQEPGGMLRVACGNRRASRCPACAWTYAGDTYHLIRAGITGDERKDVPETVRDHPRVFATLTAPSFGPVHNRADSGRCRCGAQHADDDSALGTALDPERYDYAGAVLWNNFAGDLWRRFTIYLRREIAARAGLTQSAMREVCRVSFGKVAEFQKRGSVHFHAVVRLDGPDGPDTAPPAWATVALLDGAIRAAAARVAVPVPSAGAFAGRELRWGSQVDVQPIGALGHEELTEQAVASYVAKYATKAAETTGTVDRRIGELSELDKLPLPDHTRRLIEACWTLDAAYPDRLLARWAHMLGFRGHFSTKSRQYSTTLGALRQVRADYRARQERRERGLSEDLDDSEGSTLVLAHWTYAGQGHTPGESWLAASIAKEIQLNRETAREALADALAVEAEGEW from the coding sequence ATGGGCACTGATCCCCTGACCCTGGCTGATCTGCTGCGGGTGGCCAACTCGCCCGGCTTCGACCGCTGGCAGGAGCAGGTCCGCCGTACCGGCGGCTGCGCCAACCCGATCCGCCTCGCAGGCCAGACGGTCACCCGGGACGCCAAGACCGGTGACGTCCTGTACTCCTACAGCACCGAACAGGAGCCGGGCGGCATGCTCCGCGTGGCCTGCGGCAACCGGCGGGCCTCCCGCTGCCCGGCCTGCGCCTGGACCTACGCCGGGGACACCTACCACCTGATCCGTGCCGGGATCACGGGCGATGAACGCAAGGACGTGCCTGAGACGGTGCGGGATCACCCTCGGGTCTTCGCCACCCTCACCGCGCCCTCGTTCGGCCCGGTCCACAACCGGGCGGACTCCGGGCGCTGCCGCTGCGGTGCCCAGCACGCCGACGACGACTCCGCCCTCGGTACGGCGCTCGATCCGGAGCGCTACGACTACGCCGGGGCGGTGCTGTGGAACAACTTCGCCGGTGATCTGTGGCGGCGCTTCACCATCTACCTGCGCCGTGAGATCGCCGCCCGTGCGGGTCTGACGCAGTCGGCCATGCGGGAGGTGTGCCGGGTCTCCTTCGGCAAGGTCGCCGAGTTCCAGAAGCGCGGCAGCGTGCACTTCCACGCCGTGGTGCGCCTCGACGGCCCGGACGGTCCCGACACCGCGCCCCCGGCCTGGGCCACGGTCGCTCTCCTCGACGGTGCGATCCGTGCCGCTGCCGCTCGGGTCGCGGTGCCGGTGCCTTCCGCCGGCGCTTTCGCCGGACGCGAGCTGCGGTGGGGATCTCAGGTCGACGTGCAGCCCATCGGCGCCCTCGGACACGAGGAACTGACCGAGCAGGCCGTCGCCTCCTACGTCGCCAAGTACGCCACCAAAGCGGCCGAGACGACCGGCACCGTGGACCGCCGGATTGGGGAGCTCTCCGAACTCGACAAGCTGCCGCTGCCCGACCACACCCGGCGCCTGATCGAAGCGTGCTGGACGCTCGACGCGGCCTACCCGGATCGGCTGCTGGCTCGCTGGGCTCACATGCTCGGCTTCCGCGGGCACTTCTCGACCAAGTCCCGCCAGTACTCCACCACCCTCGGCGCCCTCCGCCAGGTCCGCGCCGACTACCGCGCACGCCAGGAACGCCGCGAACGCGGGCTCTCCGAGGACCTCGACGACTCGGAGGGCTCCACGCTCGTGCTCGCCCACTGGACCTACGCCGGACAAGGACACACACCAGGAGAGTCCTGGTTGGCCGCATCGATCGCAAAGGAGATCCAACTGAACCGAGAGACCGCCCGTGAGGCGCTGGCCGACGCGTTGGCCGTTGAGGCTGAGGGGGAGTGGTGA
- a CDS encoding excisionase family DNA-binding protein, with product MDRLLDVQEVAEALGTGVRFARRLIEERRITFVKVGRHVRIPQSAVDEYIAANTVPRVVRRLRTVA from the coding sequence ATGGATCGGCTCCTGGACGTTCAGGAAGTGGCCGAAGCGCTGGGGACGGGCGTCCGCTTCGCTCGGCGCCTGATCGAGGAACGCCGGATCACCTTTGTGAAGGTGGGGCGGCACGTCCGCATCCCACAGAGCGCGGTAGACGAGTACATCGCCGCGAACACGGTGCCTCGCGTCGTCCGCCGGTTGAGGACGGTGGCCTGA
- a CDS encoding tyrosine-type recombinase/integrase — protein MPNSRGRRRRFGAVRQLGSGRWQARYRDPATGLLRSAPHTFETKTDADLWLTTTEAEIIKGTFRDPSAGKITVAEWGKRWFDSASPHLKRRTVTLYAGLIRLWINPRVGGYELSAVRPIHIKEWLAGLQKAGLSASRARTAYRVLSQIFASAVDNDLIAVTPCRGIKLPRLPETEPHILSNREVERLISNLNRPHDLLVKLLAYAGLRIGEGFALRRKDVDLVNGLIWVDEALAEDAGQLFFDTPKSHQKRPLALPAYLVRELQEHLAARVADDPEALLFLGRTGRPLRYNSWRRTHFDKAVERAGLKDVTPQDLRATHASQVADRHGVMAAAKRLGHANASVTTRHYARSRDGQDAEIAKELNADHERAKRARARKAKRIKRDVARTLHEEKGAAPEAEDQGG, from the coding sequence ATGCCCAACAGTCGTGGTCGGCGTCGGCGCTTCGGCGCAGTCCGCCAACTGGGGTCCGGTCGCTGGCAGGCCCGGTACCGTGATCCGGCGACGGGCCTGCTGCGGTCCGCGCCGCACACCTTCGAGACGAAGACGGACGCCGATCTGTGGCTCACCACCACTGAGGCAGAGATCATCAAGGGCACGTTCCGTGACCCGAGCGCGGGAAAGATCACCGTTGCCGAGTGGGGCAAGCGGTGGTTCGACTCGGCTTCCCCCCACCTGAAGCGACGGACGGTGACGCTCTACGCCGGACTGATCCGTCTGTGGATCAATCCTCGGGTCGGTGGCTACGAACTGTCGGCGGTCCGCCCGATCCACATCAAGGAATGGCTGGCCGGACTCCAGAAAGCCGGGCTGAGTGCCTCGCGTGCTCGTACCGCCTACCGGGTGCTGTCCCAGATCTTCGCGTCTGCGGTCGACAACGACCTGATTGCGGTCACGCCGTGCCGGGGGATCAAACTTCCGAGACTGCCTGAGACCGAGCCGCACATCCTGAGCAATCGTGAGGTCGAACGCTTGATCTCAAACCTCAACCGACCGCATGACCTCCTGGTCAAACTCCTCGCGTACGCCGGGCTGCGGATCGGTGAGGGGTTCGCCCTGCGGCGGAAGGATGTGGACCTGGTCAACGGTCTGATCTGGGTGGATGAAGCTCTGGCGGAGGACGCCGGGCAACTGTTCTTCGACACCCCGAAGTCACACCAGAAGCGACCGTTGGCACTGCCCGCGTATCTCGTTCGGGAGCTCCAAGAGCACCTTGCCGCGCGCGTGGCCGACGACCCCGAAGCACTGCTGTTCCTCGGTCGTACTGGGCGCCCTCTTCGGTACAACTCATGGCGTCGGACGCACTTCGACAAGGCCGTCGAGCGCGCCGGCCTCAAGGACGTCACCCCGCAGGATCTTCGAGCAACGCACGCCTCCCAGGTGGCCGACCGGCATGGCGTCATGGCTGCGGCCAAGCGACTCGGTCATGCGAATGCGAGTGTCACGACTCGGCACTACGCCCGTTCTCGGGACGGCCAGGATGCGGAGATCGCCAAGGAACTCAATGCCGATCACGAGAGGGCCAAGCGGGCTCGTGCCAGGAAAGCCAAGAGGATCAAGCGCGACGTGGCACGGACGTTGCACGAAGAGAAGGGCGCTGCTCCGGAGGCTGAAGACCAGGGCGGCTGA
- a CDS encoding SDR family oxidoreductase, producing MRIVIAGGHGQIALRLEQLLSARGDAVAGIIRKAEQSDDLREAGAEPVVLDLESASVEEAAERLRGADAAVFAAGAGPGSGADRKDTVDKGAAVLFADAAVRAGVRRFLVVSSMGADPAHEGDEIFDVYLRAKGAADEYVRSQKALDWTILRPGALTNDAGTGLVRLEAHTGRGSIPRDDVAAVLAELLDTPATAGLTLELISGSTPVSVAVRSVAGN from the coding sequence ATGCGCATTGTCATCGCTGGTGGTCATGGTCAGATCGCGCTGCGGCTGGAGCAGTTGCTCTCCGCGCGCGGTGATGCGGTCGCGGGAATCATCCGCAAGGCCGAACAGAGCGACGATCTGCGGGAGGCCGGTGCCGAACCCGTGGTCCTGGACCTGGAGTCGGCGTCGGTCGAGGAGGCCGCGGAGCGGCTCCGGGGCGCCGACGCGGCGGTGTTCGCGGCCGGCGCGGGCCCGGGCAGCGGAGCCGACCGCAAGGACACCGTGGACAAGGGCGCCGCGGTCCTCTTCGCGGACGCGGCCGTCCGGGCGGGCGTACGCCGCTTCCTGGTCGTCTCCTCGATGGGCGCCGACCCGGCGCACGAGGGCGACGAGATCTTCGACGTCTATCTGCGCGCCAAGGGCGCGGCCGACGAGTACGTCCGCTCGCAGAAGGCCCTCGACTGGACGATCCTGCGGCCCGGCGCGCTCACCAACGACGCCGGAACCGGCCTGGTCCGCCTGGAGGCCCACACGGGCCGCGGCTCGATCCCCCGGGACGATGTGGCCGCCGTCCTGGCGGAGTTGCTGGACACTCCGGCGACCGCGGGCCTGACGCTCGAACTGATCAGCGGCTCCACTCCCGTGTCGGTCGCCGTGCGGTCCGTGGCGGGCAACTGA
- a CDS encoding amidohydrolase family protein, with protein sequence MPDSHPQPPPSSSSSGPADPGTLLLCGAHLTDGRTVDVRLSGGRIEAVGTAGSLTGDGTRACGSRLDLNGYLLLPAPAEPHAHADTALSADDRDGPVSYAAEDVQRRATEAALLQLGHGATALRAHVHVGDVQELNALAAVLQARRSLRGLTELTTVAMPRLLTGVAGADGLAILRDALKMGASVVGGCPDLDPDPTGYVEAVLEVASEHGCPVDLHTDATDPARLSRLAAMAGGLRPGVTLSPCGGLGRLPEDVASRTADQLAAAGVTVVCLPQGGCGGAERRGTAPVRLLRAAGVRVAAGSGALQDVSNPVGRGDPFEAAYLLASRHGLRPEDAYDCVSASARAALGLPEVRVEAGFPAELLAVRGERLAAALSLAYSRIVVHRGRVVARTSAVREYCDSTAAAELGLPRQGRGEVS encoded by the coding sequence ATGCCCGACAGCCACCCCCAGCCGCCCCCCTCGTCCTCCTCGTCGGGACCCGCCGACCCGGGCACCCTCCTGCTGTGCGGCGCACACCTCACCGACGGCCGGACCGTCGACGTACGGCTGAGCGGCGGGCGCATCGAGGCGGTGGGGACGGCCGGGAGCCTGACCGGGGACGGCACACGCGCGTGCGGGTCCCGTCTGGACCTGAACGGGTACCTGCTCCTGCCGGCCCCGGCCGAACCGCACGCCCACGCCGACACCGCCCTCTCCGCCGACGACCGGGACGGGCCGGTGTCCTACGCCGCCGAGGACGTGCAGCGCCGGGCCACCGAGGCCGCCCTGCTCCAGCTCGGCCACGGCGCGACCGCGCTGCGGGCCCATGTGCACGTGGGCGACGTCCAGGAACTGAACGCGCTCGCCGCCGTCCTCCAGGCACGGCGTTCGCTGCGCGGGCTCACGGAGTTGACGACGGTCGCCATGCCCAGGCTGCTGACCGGCGTGGCGGGGGCCGACGGGCTGGCCATACTGCGGGACGCGCTGAAGATGGGCGCCTCGGTCGTCGGCGGCTGCCCCGACCTGGACCCCGACCCGACCGGGTACGTCGAGGCCGTCCTGGAGGTCGCCTCCGAGCACGGCTGCCCCGTCGACCTGCACACCGACGCCACCGACCCGGCCCGGCTGTCCCGCCTCGCCGCGATGGCGGGCGGCCTGCGCCCCGGCGTCACGCTGAGCCCCTGCGGCGGCCTGGGCCGCCTGCCCGAGGACGTGGCCTCCCGCACCGCCGACCAGCTCGCCGCGGCCGGGGTCACCGTGGTGTGCCTCCCCCAGGGCGGCTGCGGGGGCGCGGAACGCCGTGGCACGGCGCCCGTACGGCTGCTGCGCGCCGCCGGGGTCCGGGTCGCCGCCGGCAGCGGAGCCCTGCAGGACGTCTCCAACCCGGTGGGCCGCGGCGACCCGTTCGAGGCCGCCTATCTGCTCGCCTCCCGCCACGGGCTGCGCCCCGAGGACGCGTACGACTGCGTGAGCGCGTCGGCGCGCGCGGCGCTGGGCCTGCCGGAGGTCCGCGTGGAGGCGGGCTTCCCGGCCGAACTGCTGGCGGTGCGCGGCGAACGCCTCGCGGCGGCGCTGTCCCTGGCCTACAGCCGGATCGTGGTGCACCGCGGCCGCGTGGTGGCCCGCACGAGCGCCGTACGGGAGTACTGCGACTCGACCGCGGCGGCGGAACTCGGGCTGCCGCGGCAGGGGCGCGGGGAGGTCTCGTAA